TCCGCATCACTAATAACTTACTCTATGTCGGTACGTTCATTCAGGATGCTGGCGGTATGACGCCAGTATTCTATATGTTTACCGATCGTCAAAAAGCGTATGACGTCATCGAAGCTGTGACGGGCTATCGTATGCACCCAGCATGGTTCCGTATTGGCGGTACAGCAGCTGACTTGCCACGCGGCTGGCAGCGATTGGTTCGTGAGTTTTTGGACTGGATGCCAAAACGTTTGGATGAGTATGTCAAAGCCGCTCTACAAAACAGTGTATTAAAAGGTCGTACCCAAGGCGTGGCGCAATACAATGCCAAACAAGCATTGGCGTGGGGCGTGACGGGTGCTGGCTTGCGTGCAACGGGTTTGGATTTTGATCTGCGTAAAGCACGTCCATATATGGGCTACGAGAATTACGACTTTGAAATACCCGTAGGCTATAACGGTGATGCTTATGACCGCTGTATGGTAAAAGTCGAGGAGATGCGTCAGTCACTGCGCATCATTCGCCAATGTATGGATAATATGCCACAAGGTCCTTATAAAGCCGACCATCCACTCGCTGTGCCACCACCAAAAGACCGTACACTGAACGACATTGAAACATTAATCAATCACTTTATCTCGGTATCGTGGGGTCCTGTGATGCCAGCGGGCGAGTGCGCAACGATTGTAGAGGCGACCAAAGGTCTGAACAGCTATTACATTACATCAGACAAGGCTACCATGAGCTACCGTACCCGTATTCGTACGCCGACATTTGCACATTTGCAGCAGATGCCATCGGTGATTAATGGCTCGCTGGTATCTGATGCCATTATGTATTTGGCATCGATTGATATCGTGATGGCAGATTGTGATCGCTAATATATTTCATTGAAATCGTAGTTATCTGACACAGTTTGCTAAGTATTGTAGTTAATAAATAAAGTCTATCATTATCAAAAAGATACGTTAATCCATATATTGCCGCCGAATGGCACACCAAAATGCAGTCATATTTCAAGACAGTGACAGAATTCATAACACTGTCTTGGTTAAGAGATGGAGCATGATGAGTGAGGAAAGATAGAAGATTATGAAAATTGTTTCCGACAAAATGCCAAAAGTAGATGTGGCAAGTATCCTCACCGCTGAGGAGATTGCTGCTATTCATGAATTTATGCACCATTATCCGCAGGCGCGTGCAGCCTCATTGGATGCGCTAAAAATAGTACAAAAGCGCAATGGCTGGGTGGATGATGCGCAAGTCAATGCCATTGCCAATATCCTAGATATTCCGATGTCAGATATGGATGGAGTCGCAACTTTCTTTAACCGTATTTATCGTCAGCCTGTTGGTCGTCACGTGATTCTTATCTGTGATTCAGTCGCTTGTTATCTGACTGGCTATGAGGCGCTATCGGCTGAAATAAGAGCGCAGCTAGGTATCGAGTATGGACAGACGACCACTGATGGTCGTTTTACGCTATTGCCGATTTGCTGTCTGGGTAATTGTGACAAAGGCCCTGCCGTCTTGATTGATGAAGATACTTATGGCCCTGTTCAGCCCACCGAGGTCGCGCAATTATTGGAGCTATACGCATGAGTTTAACGATTTCAGAGCAGATTGCTCGTCGCGGTCAAGGCAAAGCACCCAGTCAGCTTAACGAACAGCGCGTTCCAATTTATGGTGATAAAGCAACCGCGACTAGCGAAACCAGACCCTTAACCTGGCGTTTGGCACATCATGATGCCGTGCTTGATTTGGCTACTTATGAATCTCTAAAAGGCTTTACTGGTTTAAAAGAAGCACTATCTAAATCACCTAAAGACGTTGGCAACATGATTAAAGCTGCTAATGTCCGCGGACGTGGTGGTGCTGGTTTTAACGCAGGTTTGAAGTGGATGTTTATGTCGCCTCCTGATGGTTTGCCTCGCTATCTTATTTGTAATGCTGATGAGATGGAGCCGGGCACGTTTAAAGACCGTTTGCTCATGGAACGCCTACCGTTTCAATTGATTGAAGGCATGCTTATCACAGCGCATGCAATCGGTGCGACCGACGGTTATATCTTTATCCGCGGTGAGTATATCGTGGCCGCTGAGCGTTTGGTTGCCGCGATTAATGAATGCTTAGCTAACAACCTGATGGGCAATAACATTTTAGGCTCTGACTTTAGCTTTAATCTTCATGTGCATACAGGCGCTGGACGCTATATCTGCGGTGAAGAGACGGCACTGATTAATTGTCTAGAAGGCCGTCGCGCTAATCCGCGTACCAAACCGCCATTTCCACAAATCTCTGGCGCATGGGGTCGTCCAACGGTTGTCAACAACGTTGAGACCTTATGCAATATGCCAGCCATTTTGAATCATGGGGTTGACTGGTATCAGTCATTGGCCAACATTAAAGGTACCAGTAAAACACCAGGCACTAAACTATTTGGTTGTTCAGGCTTGGTCAATGATCCTGGTCTGTGGGAGCTGCCTTTTGGTTATACAGCTCGCGAGATTATTGAAGAGTTGGCTGGTGGTATGAAAGACGGCAAAACGCTTAAAGCTTGGCTACCAGGCGGCGCATCAACAGATTTCTTGACAGCAGATCATTTGGATGTGGTTGTCGATTTTGACTCGATTCAAGAAGCAGGTAGCCGTATGGGTACGGGTCTTATTATGGTCGTCGATGAAGCACAAGACATGGTGCCATTATTGCGTAATCTTGAGATTTTCTTTCAACGCGAATCTTGTGGTTGGTGTACACCATGCCGCGATGGTTTGCCGTGGGGCGTCAAATTGCTGACTGCTATTAATGATGGTGAAGGGCAGTTGGGCGACGTAGAAAAACTAGAAGGTCTGACGCGTGACTTGTGGATTGGTAAAACATTCTGTGCCCATGCTCCAGGTGCGATGGAACCACTCATGAGTGCGATTAAATATTTCCGTCCTGAATTTGATCAAAAAATTGCTCAGGCGGTTGGTGTAGATGTCATTGATGCTGCAGCCAATCAACAGCCAGTAGCGAAATAAGGAGAGCGGCATGGCAGTCATACATATTGATGGAACCACTGTCGAAGTAGATAGTAGCGATAACTTGCTACAAGCGTGTTTGTCTCTTGGCATTGATGTGCCATATTTTTGTTATCATCCCGCCCTCGGCTCAGTAGGATCATGCCGCCAGTGTGCGGTTAAACAATATCAAAATAAAGAAGATATGGAAGCAGGTCGTGGTCGCCTAGTGATGTCATGTATGGTGGCACCTGGTGATGATATGTATATTTCGGTCACCGATGATGAAGCCAAAGCCTTCCGTAAGTCGATGGTTGAGTTACTCATGACCAACCACCCGCATGACTGTCCTACCTGTGAAGAAGGAGGGCATTGTCACTTGCAGGACATGACTTACATGTCAGGTCACAGCCGTCGTCGCTATCGTTTTACCAAACGTACGCATCACAACCAAGAGCTTGGGCCGTTTATTGCTCATGAAATGAACCGTTGTATCGCTTGCTATCGCTGTGTTCGCTTTTATAAGGATTATGCAGGTGGTGAGGATTTGGGCGTTTATGGCTCAAACAACCGTGTCTATTTTGGTCGCGATAAAGATGGTCAGTTTGAAAGCGAGTTTTCAGGCAACTTAACTGAAGTATGCCCAACGGGCGTCTTTACGGATAAGACGCATTCTGAGCGCTACAATCGTAAGTGGGACATGCAGTATGCACCAAGCATCTGTCATGGCTGCTCAGCGGGCTGTAACACCTCGCCAGGTGAGCGTTATGGTGAATTGCGCCGTATCGAAAACCGTTATAACGGTGAAGTAAACCGTTATTTCTTATGCGATCGTGGTCGCTTTGGTTACGGTTATGTCAACCGTGAGGATCGCCCAACGCAAGCGCTTGAGCGTATCAATGATAAGCACGTCAAAATCAATATCGACTATGCGCTAGATGAAACCATCAAACGTATCAAAGAGAAAAAGGTTATTGGTATTGGCTCGCCACGTGCCAGTTTAGAGACCAACTTTGCCCTAAAAAACTTAGTTGGCTTTAATAACTTTTCAACTGGCCTTAATCATCAGCAGCAATCTTTGGTCAATAAATGTATCGAAGTGCTTAGCACTGAGGGCATCTATAACCCAAGCATGACTGATATCGAAAGCTATGATGCCGTATTGGTATTGGGTGAAGACATCACGCAAACGTCATCAAGAGTCGCGCTATCAGTACGCCAAGCCGCTAAAAATGAAGGTCTGAAAATGGCAGCCGCGTTGCAGACTCAGCCTTGGCTTGCTGAACCTGTCAAGCGTATTGCTCAAGATGCTTTAAGTCCCGTTTATGTCATTGATGTGACCCAAACTAAGCTAGAAGATATCAGTAAAGTGAGTGTGGTAGCAACGCCTGAAGACATTACCAAACTTGGCTTTAAAGTGGCCGAAGAAATTGCTCATTTTTCTGATGATTTAGCCAAAATTGCTCATCCTCAGGACAGTAAGCAACAAGATGCCAGTGCTGATGCCAACATCGACGGTATGCAATCGCTTGCCCAGCAAATTGCTTATGACTTGATTCAAGCGGATAAACCATTAGTCATCTCAGGCACGGGTCTGTCGTCTGTTGCCTTAATAGAAGCAGCCGCGCAAATCACGCAAGCATTAACCCAAAAACGTGCTGCCATTCAAGCGACAGAGCAGCACCAAGTTGATGTTCATAATGAAAAAGTGAGAGCGGCAGAGCAGCAAGCGCAAACTGATCAGCCTGACGAAGATCAAGAGCTATCAGCCAAACCAGAGAAACCTGACACTGGTACAAATAAAGAAGCGCAAGACGATGTTGAGCGTAAGCCAGCTGAGAAGCTTGAGCTAAAAGAAGTGAATGACAGCTATCATGCACAAGCGGGTATTTATCTGACGGTTCCTGATGCCAATAGCATGGGCGTTTGTATGCTTGGTGGTCAATCAGTCGAAGAGCTACTAGCGAGTGACTTTGATGTGGTCATCGTTGCAGAAAATCAGCTAACTGATGCAATAGATGCCAATAAGTTAACACAGCTATTGGCTGATAAAACCGTGATTGCGCTTGATCATCAGTTGCTTGATTGGCACAAAGATGTTGATATCGTATTACCAGCAGCAAGCTTTGCGGAAGCTGATGGTACATTGATCTCCGCTGAAGGCCGCGCTCAGCGTTTTTTCCAAGTCTATGACAATAACTATTATCATCCAATGAGCAGTATCAAAGAAGGCTGGCGCTGGCTGCATGCTGTGCATAGCAGCTTAGAAGGCAGAGAGGTCGATTGGACGCAATTGGATGATGTGATCAATGCGTTAATAGCCACGCATCCTAAGCTTGCAGGTATCAAAGGCGCAGCGCCAGAAGCAGATTACCGCATTATTGGTCTTAAAATTGCGCGTCAACCGCGTCGCTATTCAGGCCGTACTGCCATGCGCGCACCGATATCCGTCCATGAGCCAATGCAGCCAAAGGATTTAGATACAGGTTTAACTTTCTCAATGGAAGGTTATAGCGGCAAACAAACCCCAAGCTCTATGATTCCTTTTGCCAATGCGGCAGGTTGGAACTCACCGCAAGCGTGGAACAAATATCAAGACAAAGTGGGTGGTCATCTAAAAAATGGTGATCCAGGTGTGCGCCTGTTTGATCAGTTAGAACGTCTAGCCACTCGTCAGTATGTGGTACCAGAAGCTACTGCGTCGACCATGACGGATATGCAGCAAGGACAAGCCAAGTTAGTGCCTATCTATAATATTTATGCCAGCTCAATGATGGTATCACGCAGTCCCATTGTCGCAGAGCAACTGCCTGTTGCAGCATGGCGCATTGGTATTGATGATGCCAAAAACTGGAATATCGCTGCTGGTGATTATTTAGCGATTGAGATTGATAAGCAACAAATCACCTTGCCAGTCCAGCTTGTCGGTTACTTAGCGGAAGGCTGTATTGGTTATCCAGTCGGTCAGGTCAGCATCGTTCATCCGTCACTGCCAGCGTCGGTACGCAAAGTTGACGCGCCCGTTACGATGATGGGCGATATGGCTGATGATCGCTTTTTGACAAACAAAAATGCTGGTAACAGCTTTGATGATAACCGTGCCATGCAAGCAACTGTAGCGCCAACCACCACACAGGAGGTGTGATATGCAAGTCACTCGTATTATTCCTGATGTGCCAAGCTTTTTGGCCAATAGCATGAGCTTTGATGCGTGGTCCATTCTATTTTTGGTGGGCCAATCACTGGTTATCTTCTTAGTTGTTGTGCTGGTTGCCGCCATGATGATCATCTATGAGCGCCGCATGCTGGCATTATGGCAAGACCGCTATGGTCCAAACCGTGTAGGGCCTTTTGGCTCATTGCAGTTGGTGGCCGACATGCTCAAAATCTTCTTTAAAGAAGATTGGACGCCAAACTTTACTGATAAGTTTATGTTTACTTTGGCACCTGCGGTTGCCATGTTTACGGCATTGGCTTCATTTGCCATTATTCCTATCTCACCAACGCTTGGTGTCGCTGATTGGGATATTGGCATTTTGTTCTTCTTTGCCATGGCGGGTATCGCGGTCTACGCTGTGATGTTCGGTGGTTGGGCATCGGCGAATAAATTTTCTCTTTTGGGTGGATTACGTTCAGCTGCACAGACGATCAGTTACGAAGTGTTTTTGGGATTG
This is a stretch of genomic DNA from Psychrobacter alimentarius. It encodes these proteins:
- the nuoE gene encoding NADH-quinone oxidoreductase subunit NuoE, which translates into the protein MKIVSDKMPKVDVASILTAEEIAAIHEFMHHYPQARAASLDALKIVQKRNGWVDDAQVNAIANILDIPMSDMDGVATFFNRIYRQPVGRHVILICDSVACYLTGYEALSAEIRAQLGIEYGQTTTDGRFTLLPICCLGNCDKGPAVLIDEDTYGPVQPTEVAQLLELYA
- the nuoF gene encoding NADH-quinone oxidoreductase subunit NuoF, which produces MSLTISEQIARRGQGKAPSQLNEQRVPIYGDKATATSETRPLTWRLAHHDAVLDLATYESLKGFTGLKEALSKSPKDVGNMIKAANVRGRGGAGFNAGLKWMFMSPPDGLPRYLICNADEMEPGTFKDRLLMERLPFQLIEGMLITAHAIGATDGYIFIRGEYIVAAERLVAAINECLANNLMGNNILGSDFSFNLHVHTGAGRYICGEETALINCLEGRRANPRTKPPFPQISGAWGRPTVVNNVETLCNMPAILNHGVDWYQSLANIKGTSKTPGTKLFGCSGLVNDPGLWELPFGYTAREIIEELAGGMKDGKTLKAWLPGGASTDFLTADHLDVVVDFDSIQEAGSRMGTGLIMVVDEAQDMVPLLRNLEIFFQRESCGWCTPCRDGLPWGVKLLTAINDGEGQLGDVEKLEGLTRDLWIGKTFCAHAPGAMEPLMSAIKYFRPEFDQKIAQAVGVDVIDAAANQQPVAK
- the nuoG gene encoding NADH-quinone oxidoreductase subunit NuoG, with translation MAVIHIDGTTVEVDSSDNLLQACLSLGIDVPYFCYHPALGSVGSCRQCAVKQYQNKEDMEAGRGRLVMSCMVAPGDDMYISVTDDEAKAFRKSMVELLMTNHPHDCPTCEEGGHCHLQDMTYMSGHSRRRYRFTKRTHHNQELGPFIAHEMNRCIACYRCVRFYKDYAGGEDLGVYGSNNRVYFGRDKDGQFESEFSGNLTEVCPTGVFTDKTHSERYNRKWDMQYAPSICHGCSAGCNTSPGERYGELRRIENRYNGEVNRYFLCDRGRFGYGYVNREDRPTQALERINDKHVKINIDYALDETIKRIKEKKVIGIGSPRASLETNFALKNLVGFNNFSTGLNHQQQSLVNKCIEVLSTEGIYNPSMTDIESYDAVLVLGEDITQTSSRVALSVRQAAKNEGLKMAAALQTQPWLAEPVKRIAQDALSPVYVIDVTQTKLEDISKVSVVATPEDITKLGFKVAEEIAHFSDDLAKIAHPQDSKQQDASADANIDGMQSLAQQIAYDLIQADKPLVISGTGLSSVALIEAAAQITQALTQKRAAIQATEQHQVDVHNEKVRAAEQQAQTDQPDEDQELSAKPEKPDTGTNKEAQDDVERKPAEKLELKEVNDSYHAQAGIYLTVPDANSMGVCMLGGQSVEELLASDFDVVIVAENQLTDAIDANKLTQLLADKTVIALDHQLLDWHKDVDIVLPAASFAEADGTLISAEGRAQRFFQVYDNNYYHPMSSIKEGWRWLHAVHSSLEGREVDWTQLDDVINALIATHPKLAGIKGAAPEADYRIIGLKIARQPRRYSGRTAMRAPISVHEPMQPKDLDTGLTFSMEGYSGKQTPSSMIPFANAAGWNSPQAWNKYQDKVGGHLKNGDPGVRLFDQLERLATRQYVVPEATASTMTDMQQGQAKLVPIYNIYASSMMVSRSPIVAEQLPVAAWRIGIDDAKNWNIAAGDYLAIEIDKQQITLPVQLVGYLAEGCIGYPVGQVSIVHPSLPASVRKVDAPVTMMGDMADDRFLTNKNAGNSFDDNRAMQATVAPTTTQEV